A section of the Callospermophilus lateralis isolate mCalLat2 chromosome 14, mCalLat2.hap1, whole genome shotgun sequence genome encodes:
- the Tcf23 gene encoding transcription factor 23: MPQREARGAPAMPGLGHGRTRAKARLLPGTNRKRSRLSRTRQDLWEEPSWSDQRWCRSSPTPRGARARSPACGRSEASPENAARERSRVRTLRQAFLALQAALPAVPPDTKLSKLDVLVLATSYIAHLTRTLGHELPRPAWPPFLRGLRHLHPLKKWPMRSRLYAGGLGCSGLDFTTAIASCQRMRDEEMGSQVSGEADVLLLARPPLPALGDK, from the exons ATGCCACAGAGGGAGGCCAGAGGGGCACCAGCAATGCCAGGATTGGGGCATGGCCGGACTAGGGCCAAAGCACGGTTGCTGCCAGGCACTAACAGGAAGAGGAGCCGCCTTAGCAGGACAAGGCAGGACCTGTGGGAAGAGCCCAGCTGGAGTGACCAAAGATGGTGCAGATCTTCCCCTACCCCTCGAGGGGCCAGAGCTAGAAGCCCGGCTTGTGGCAGG AGTGAGGCCAGTCCTGAGAATGCAGCACGGGAGCGGAGCCGAGTAAGGACGCTGCGCCAGGCCTTCCTGGCCCTGCAGGCTGCTCTGCCTGCCGTGCCGCCTGACACCAAGCTCTCCAAGTTGGATGTGCTGGTGCTGGCCACCAGCTACATTGCTCATCTCACCCGCACTCTTGGCCATGAGCTGCCCAGGCCTGCCTGGCCACCCTTCCTGCGTGGACTCCGCCACTTGCACCCTCTCAAG AAGTGGCCCATGCGATCTCGTCTCTATGCTGGAGGTCTGGGATGCTCTGGCCTCGACTTCACCACAGCCATTGCCTCCTGCCAAAGAATGAGGGATGAAGAGATGGGGTCTCAAGTCTCTGGAGAGGCAGATGTTCTCCTTCTTGCCAGGCCACCTTTACCAGCTCTTGGTGACAAATGA